In the Clostridium beijerinckii genome, one interval contains:
- a CDS encoding response regulator transcription factor: MVKILIVEDDEKLARFVELELLHEGYEILKADNGRLGLEIAEKGEADLILLDIMIPQINGLEVLRRIRKNSDLPVIMLTARDAVMDKVSGLDAGADDYITKPFAIEELLARIRTALKRRTVIEKRDTDIISCGLLSLDKMRHKVMYDNTEIELTNREFTLLKILLENKNIVLTRDILMEKVCGYDYIGETNVIDVYIRFLRTKIDDVFKTKIITTVRGVGYVIKDE, translated from the coding sequence ATGGTTAAAATTTTAATTGTTGAGGATGACGAGAAACTTGCAAGATTTGTAGAGTTAGAATTGTTACATGAAGGATATGAAATATTAAAAGCGGATAATGGAAGATTAGGTCTTGAAATAGCTGAAAAGGGTGAAGCAGATTTAATACTTCTTGATATAATGATTCCACAAATAAATGGATTAGAAGTATTACGTAGAATTAGAAAAAATTCAGATTTGCCTGTTATAATGCTTACTGCAAGGGATGCTGTTATGGATAAGGTATCTGGACTTGATGCAGGAGCAGATGATTATATAACAAAACCTTTTGCAATAGAAGAGTTATTAGCAAGAATAAGAACAGCGCTTAAAAGAAGAACTGTTATTGAAAAAAGAGATACAGACATAATAAGCTGCGGATTATTGTCTTTAGATAAGATGAGACATAAGGTAATGTATGATAATACAGAAATAGAATTAACAAACAGAGAGTTTACTTTACTAAAAATTTTATTGGAAAATAAGAACATAGTATTAACTAGAGATATACTAATGGAAAAAGTATGTGGCTATGATTATATTGGAGAAACTAATGTAATAGATGTTTATATAAGATTTTTAAGAACTAAAATAGATGATGTATTTAAAACAAAGATAATAACCACAGTACGTGGAGTAGGATACGTTATAAAAGATGAATAA
- a CDS encoding UBA/TS-N domain-containing protein gives MEDYKLVEKLKNEANISYEEAKSALEKSNWDILDAFVYLEDIGKVQKPSVNIFYTNEYKENHKNGVITNNKDYGNNYSNTKEDNTFEGIFVKVCKIIDICNNIFFEIKKGNKVFLRIPVTVIILLLIFSFGTVIPLYIVGLFFDLEFSLSGKRREVKKINHVFKLISENVKKVKGKLKRGFKNG, from the coding sequence ATGGAAGATTATAAGCTTGTAGAAAAATTAAAAAACGAAGCTAATATAAGTTATGAAGAAGCCAAAAGTGCGCTAGAAAAGTCGAACTGGGACATTTTAGATGCGTTTGTTTATTTAGAAGACATAGGTAAAGTTCAAAAGCCTTCTGTTAATATCTTTTATACTAATGAATATAAGGAAAATCATAAAAATGGCGTGATAACTAATAATAAGGATTACGGGAATAATTATAGTAATACAAAAGAGGATAATACCTTTGAAGGAATTTTTGTAAAAGTATGCAAAATAATAGACATATGTAATAATATTTTCTTTGAAATAAAGAAAGGTAATAAGGTATTTCTTAGGATTCCAGTTACAGTGATTATACTTTTATTAATATTCTCCTTTGGTACTGTCATTCCTTTATATATAGTAGGACTTTTCTTTGATCTTGAGTTTTCACTATCAGGAAAAAGGAGAGAAGTGAAGAAGATTAATCATGTATTTAAGTTAATATCAGAAAATGTAAAAAAGGTAAAAGGTAAATTAAAGAGGGGATTTAAAAATGGTTAA
- a CDS encoding glycosyltransferase, translating into MKILIAPMAAMAETSGPFSRAAALCNKLIERKHEVAFCAAEDINYKKIENVKNYYAPIPSPFGMPMSLGKRMFKIGQLLGIQQKKKVNSYEQVLHFVGAITYKHFSEDVSCIRKAILDFKPDVVYAEFRIAAIVASKLENIKVVTGFSYPASKYFASNPEYSTGVKRFIQENKLPPIESALDIFNWADLKIVPSSYELEPINDENLVFTGPFFVPNFRSEDHNKNKIIAYMGNGTILPKKVIYTLTQAFEQTNFQIYIATEQVKPYKKNNINVDKRFDFSKLMPEAIAYMNHGGQNSIMTGLIYGVPQIVCPGNVFERKYNAASISNLKAGVSLETNIFNAETIKKIVNEFSTNNIYADNSKKAGEKLLNLGGTSKAVQAIENII; encoded by the coding sequence ATGAAAATTTTAATAGCACCTATGGCAGCAATGGCGGAGACAAGTGGCCCTTTTTCAAGAGCAGCAGCTTTATGTAATAAATTAATAGAAAGAAAACATGAAGTTGCGTTTTGCGCGGCAGAAGATATAAATTATAAAAAAATAGAAAATGTAAAAAATTATTATGCGCCAATTCCATCACCATTTGGAATGCCTATGTCTTTGGGAAAAAGAATGTTTAAAATTGGACAATTACTTGGAATTCAACAGAAGAAAAAGGTTAATAGTTATGAACAGGTGCTTCATTTTGTTGGAGCAATTACGTACAAGCATTTTTCAGAAGATGTGTCTTGTATAAGAAAGGCAATACTAGATTTTAAGCCGGATGTGGTATATGCCGAATTTAGAATTGCGGCTATTGTTGCTTCAAAACTTGAAAATATTAAAGTTGTTACAGGATTCAGTTATCCTGCTTCGAAGTATTTTGCCTCTAATCCTGAATATAGCACAGGAGTTAAAAGATTTATTCAAGAAAATAAACTACCTCCAATCGAATCAGCACTTGATATATTTAATTGGGCCGATCTAAAAATAGTTCCAAGCTCTTATGAGTTAGAACCCATTAATGATGAAAATTTAGTTTTTACAGGTCCATTTTTTGTACCTAATTTTAGATCAGAAGATCATAATAAAAATAAAATTATAGCATACATGGGCAACGGGACAATTTTACCAAAGAAAGTTATATACACTTTAACGCAAGCATTTGAGCAAACTAATTTTCAAATATATATTGCAACAGAACAAGTGAAACCATACAAGAAAAATAATATTAATGTAGATAAAAGATTTGATTTTAGTAAACTTATGCCAGAAGCCATAGCTTATATGAACCATGGTGGTCAAAATAGTATTATGACGGGTTTAATATATGGCGTACCTCAAATTGTATGCCCTGGAAATGTATTTGAGAGAAAGTATAATGCGGCTTCAATATCTAATTTGAAGGCAGGTGTCTCATTAGAAACAAATATTTTTAATGCAGAAACGATTAAGAAAATAGTCAATGAATTTAGTACAAATAATATATATGCAGATAATTCTAAGAAAGCAGGAGAAAAATTATTAAATCTAGGAGGGACAAGTAAAGCAGTACAGGCTATAGAAAATATAATATAA
- a CDS encoding VOC family protein, which produces MIQSIVHIALVVKDYDEAIEFYTKKLHFELVEDTYQPEQQKRWVVVSPPGSSGTTILLARASKPEQEDFIGNQAGGRVFLFLGTDDFWRDYNEMREIGIEFVREPKEQDYGIVAVFKDLYGNLWDLVEFNENHQMFKRVK; this is translated from the coding sequence ATGATTCAATCAATTGTACATATTGCTTTAGTAGTGAAAGATTATGATGAAGCAATAGAGTTTTACACAAAAAAACTTCATTTTGAATTAGTAGAAGATACATACCAACCAGAACAACAGAAAAGATGGGTAGTAGTATCTCCGCCAGGTTCAAGTGGAACAACAATACTGCTTGCAAGGGCATCTAAGCCTGAACAAGAGGATTTTATAGGAAACCAAGCAGGGGGAAGAGTTTTTCTTTTCTTAGGAACTGATGATTTTTGGCGTGATTACAATGAAATGAGAGAAATAGGAATAGAATTTGTGAGAGAGCCTAAAGAACAGGATTATGGAATTGTTGCAGTATTTAAAGATCTATATGGTAACTTGTGGGATCTGGTTGAGTTTAACGAAAATCATCAAATGTTCAAAAGAGTTAAATAA
- a CDS encoding MBL fold metallo-hydrolase: MNKLEFLGRGSGYHIKEGNTAAYIRKNETFLLIDCGETVFKRILEKELLKGIKEIHVLITHMHSDHIGSLGGFIGFCYWKYKIVTNVYFNEKEKISMFLELLGLKEGESFIVDNADNKRIDSLGLKFSASITKHVKTWNTYSYKLEFDKENDIFYSGDTYETNFDLIPYLESGNLVYHDACINDNEENVHTSLRVLSENIPIKYRNQVYCIHIDGENFIEEAQKQGFNVVDLI, translated from the coding sequence ATGAATAAATTAGAGTTTTTAGGAAGAGGGTCAGGTTATCACATTAAAGAAGGAAATACTGCTGCCTATATAAGAAAAAATGAAACATTTTTACTAATAGATTGTGGCGAAACTGTATTTAAAAGGATTTTGGAAAAAGAATTACTTAAAGGAATTAAAGAGATACATGTATTAATCACTCATATGCATTCAGATCATATTGGTTCATTAGGTGGATTTATAGGATTCTGCTATTGGAAATATAAAATAGTTACTAATGTTTATTTTAATGAAAAAGAAAAAATAAGTATGTTTTTAGAACTTCTCGGATTAAAAGAAGGTGAGAGTTTTATTGTAGATAATGCTGATAATAAGAGAATTGACTCATTGGGATTGAAATTTTCAGCATCTATAACTAAGCACGTTAAGACATGGAATACTTATTCCTATAAATTAGAGTTTGATAAAGAAAATGATATTTTTTATAGTGGAGATACATATGAGACAAACTTTGATTTAATTCCTTATCTAGAGTCGGGAAATTTAGTTTATCATGATGCGTGCATTAATGATAATGAAGAGAATGTACACACTTCATTAAGAGTGTTGAGTGAAAATATTCCTATCAAATATAGAAATCAAGTTTATTGTATTCATATTGATGGAGAAAATTTTATTGAGGAAGCGCAGAAACAAGGGTTTAATGTAGTTGATCTAATATAA
- a CDS encoding TetR/AcrR family transcriptional regulator, translating into MNENDLRVIKTKRNIEESFIYLLGQKDFYKITVQDILDKALINRSTFYKHYTDKYKLAETLCNEIFDLLKTGVKDRFDCDNVEDAIMVIKPLYHILSVRREEILALFTIHTDTIHLYDDMSDFLKRSFYDQYKTKNKKSPKILDYLSELYAALVMTAIKWCLQNDGYEELTSHAQLVLKLGEVFDYPCK; encoded by the coding sequence ATGAATGAAAATGATTTGCGTGTTATAAAGACAAAAAGAAACATAGAAGAATCTTTTATTTATCTACTTGGGCAAAAAGACTTTTACAAAATAACAGTACAAGATATATTGGACAAGGCTTTGATTAATCGCTCTACATTTTACAAGCATTATACAGATAAATACAAACTAGCTGAAACTCTTTGCAATGAAATATTTGACTTGCTAAAAACTGGTGTAAAAGATCGATTTGACTGTGATAATGTAGAAGATGCAATTATGGTTATAAAACCTTTATATCATATATTATCTGTTAGACGAGAAGAAATTTTAGCTCTTTTTACAATTCATACAGATACGATTCATCTGTATGATGATATGTCTGATTTTTTAAAGAGAAGTTTTTATGACCAATATAAAACAAAAAATAAAAAGTCGCCTAAAATTTTAGATTATTTATCAGAATTATATGCAGCACTTGTTATGACTGCAATTAAGTGGTGCCTACAAAATGATGGATATGAAGAATTGACTAGTCATGCTCAGCTTGTTTTAAAATTAGGAGAAGTGTTTGATTATCCATGTAAATGA
- a CDS encoding HXXEE domain-containing protein: MNELKWFVWVFPLLFIVHDMEEIIMAKHWCKKNLKQYISLAITPFGGTKNTAGFAIGVFEELILWIIATMIGNISGSYGLWYGLLVANIVHLILFHIILLPLSYRHYVPGEITAWLTVIPCCYILKLAQNILGYSVIEISIWVTIGIIFAFVNMKILHKNIDKLPKLVE; the protein is encoded by the coding sequence ATGAATGAATTAAAATGGTTTGTATGGGTTTTTCCTTTATTATTTATTGTACACGATATGGAAGAGATTATTATGGCAAAGCACTGGTGCAAAAAGAATTTAAAACAATATATATCTCTAGCTATAACTCCCTTTGGAGGCACAAAAAATACAGCTGGATTCGCAATAGGTGTATTTGAAGAATTGATTTTGTGGATTATAGCTACTATGATTGGCAATATTAGTGGATCTTATGGTTTGTGGTACGGTTTACTTGTAGCAAATATCGTTCATCTGATCTTATTTCATATTATATTATTACCATTATCCTACCGTCATTATGTCCCTGGTGAAATAACAGCATGGCTAACAGTTATTCCATGTTGCTATATTTTAAAACTTGCTCAGAATATCTTGGGATACTCTGTTATTGAAATTTCTATCTGGGTAACAATAGGAATTATATTTGCTTTCGTAAATATGAAGATATTGCATAAAAACATCGATAAGTTGCCTAAATTGGTGGAATGA
- a CDS encoding winged helix-turn-helix transcriptional regulator: protein MIDITFKEYQEQIKDVRIDKSCGTYKTLEIFQGKWNIRVLFELMKCDSIRFGDLKKQIGEITNTMLTSTLRDLENKGLVDRTQFNEIPPHVEYSLSQAGKDLYLIFVEMMRWNNKHQ, encoded by the coding sequence ATGATAGACATAACATTTAAGGAGTATCAAGAACAAATAAAAGATGTAAGAATTGATAAAAGTTGTGGGACATATAAAACATTAGAGATTTTCCAAGGAAAATGGAATATTCGAGTGCTCTTTGAGTTAATGAAATGTGATTCTATTCGTTTTGGTGATTTAAAAAAACAAATAGGAGAAATAACTAATACAATGCTCACATCTACACTTCGAGATCTAGAAAACAAGGGCTTAGTTGATAGAACCCAATTTAACGAAATTCCACCACATGTTGAATACTCACTATCTCAGGCAGGAAAAGATTTATACCTTATTTTTGTTGAAATGATGCGATGGAATAATAAGCATCAGTAA
- a CDS encoding EFR1 family ferrodoxin (N-terminal region resembles flavodoxins. C-terminal ferrodoxin region binds two 4Fe-4S clusters.), which produces MSTTIYYFSATGNSLKVTKNLSEQLTDTKIIQISKKSIPTSKDTQSDKIGFVFPVYNFGLPVIVKNFIETLPIGKHTYVFAIATCGGMVGAALNQIKKILNKKDINLASSFCVFMPGSDQLMFPTVSEEEQNKLFNDEEKQISTIALAIKSKQHIKYKSNAIMSSVYNLLYTATFRPKGMGKNFWTDEKCIGCGLCSQICPANNIVMHDRKPKWEHQCESCLACMQWCPQKSIQYKKATVKRGRYHNPQINVSELIPNR; this is translated from the coding sequence ATGAGTACAACAATTTATTATTTTTCCGCTACAGGAAATAGTTTAAAAGTAACAAAGAATTTAAGCGAACAATTAACTGATACTAAGATAATACAAATCTCTAAAAAAAGCATTCCAACATCAAAAGACACTCAATCAGATAAAATAGGTTTTGTATTTCCAGTATATAATTTTGGACTACCTGTGATTGTAAAAAATTTTATAGAAACCTTGCCTATTGGTAAACATACCTATGTTTTTGCTATAGCAACTTGTGGAGGAATGGTAGGTGCTGCTCTTAATCAAATAAAAAAAATACTAAACAAAAAAGACATTAATTTAGCTTCATCTTTTTGTGTATTTATGCCTGGCAGTGATCAGCTGATGTTTCCTACCGTTTCTGAAGAGGAGCAAAATAAACTTTTCAACGATGAAGAAAAACAGATAAGTACAATAGCTCTTGCTATAAAAAGCAAGCAACATATTAAATATAAGTCTAATGCTATTATGAGTTCTGTTTACAACTTACTATACACTGCTACCTTTAGGCCAAAAGGTATGGGAAAAAATTTCTGGACTGATGAAAAATGTATAGGATGCGGTTTATGTTCTCAGATCTGCCCCGCAAATAATATAGTTATGCACGATAGAAAACCAAAATGGGAGCATCAATGTGAATCATGTCTTGCTTGTATGCAATGGTGCCCGCAAAAATCTATACAATATAAAAAAGCTACTGTTAAGAGAGGTCGCTATCACAATCCTCAAATAAATGTAAGCGAACTCATTCCCAATCGTTAA